The following coding sequences lie in one Glycine max cultivar Williams 82 chromosome 19, Glycine_max_v4.0, whole genome shotgun sequence genomic window:
- the LOC100802389 gene encoding uncharacterized protein, translating to MGRGRGKGKKQSVIAEDPGSGEEDKVPAYRRRGRPVKLLTDEIEEVEVTEIIEKDEENVKGNGSTNDLKTQAITVNKRKRKRSTQVKEKIDPLKEDNGILAKPGPDDSIKSTGFRQNRSRRKNKPRRAAEAGVDCK from the coding sequence ATGGGCAGAGGCAGAGGAAAAGGGAAGAAACAATCTGTAATTGCTGAGGATCCTGGAAGTGGTGAAGAGGATAAAGTTCCAGCTtatagaagaagaggaagaccGGTGAAGCTACTAACAGATGAAATTGAAGAAGTGGAAGTAACTGAAATAATTGAGAAAGATGAGGAGAATGTGAAAGGCAATGGTTCTACCAATGATTTGAAAACTCAGGCTATCAcagtaaataaaagaaaaaggaagagatcTACACAGGTTAAAGAGAAGATAGATCCCTTGAAAGAGGACAATGGCATCCTAGCAAAGCCAGGCCCTGATGATTCAATAAAGTCTACTGGATTCCGACAGAACAGGAGCCGGCGTAAGAACAAGCCTCGTCGTGCTGCTGAAGCCGGGGTAGATTGCAAGTGA